The window CGGCCTGGACGGCGAGGAAGTCCGCGTGCCCGCGGCGGGAGCTCCCTGGTTCCTGACGCTCCTGGGCAGGGACGCCCTGCTCACCTCCCTCTTCGCCCTCCCCTACCGCCCGAGCCTCGCGGCGGCCACACTCCCCGCGCTGGCGGCGACCCAGGCCAAGGAGACGGGCGCGACCTCGGTGGCCCAGCCCGGCAAGATCGTGCACGAGGTCAGGCACGGCGAGCTGGCCCACTTCGGCCAGGTGCCGTTCGGCCGTTACTACGGCTCGGTGGACGCGACGCCGCTGTTCCTGGTCCTGCTGGGCGCGTACGTCGAACAGACCGGGGACGTCTCACTGGCCCGCCGTCTGGAGCGGCACGCCCGGGCCGCCGTCGCCTGGATGCTGGACCACGGCGGCCTCACCTCCCGCGGCTATCTGGTCTACCGGGCCGACCGCGGCGGCCTGGCCAACCAGAACTGGAAGGACTCCCCCGGCGCGATCTGCTGGTCCGACGGCACGCGGGCGAGCGGCTCGGTGATGGCGGCGGGCGCACAGGGGTACGCGTACGACGCACTGCGCCGCACGGCGGGGCTGTCCCGCACGGTATGGCAGGACGAGACCTACGCGGCGCTGCTGGAACAAGCGGCCGGGGACCTGCGGGACCGCTTCCAACGGGACTTCTGGATGCCGGAGCACTCCTTCCCCGCGCTGGCTCTCGACGGCGAGGGCCGCCAGGTGGACGCGCTGGCCTCGGACGCCGGGCATCTGCTCTGGTCGGGCCTGCTGGACAAGGAGTACGGCGAGCTGGTGGGCCGCCGCCTGCTGGAACAGGACTTCTTCTCGGGCTGGGGCGTCCGTACCCTCGCCGCGGGCCAACCGGCCTACCACCCCCTCTCCTACCACCGAGGCTCGGTCTGGCCGCACGACAACGCCCTCATCACCCTGGGCCTCTCCCGCTACGGCCTCCACGACGAGGCCCGAACGGTGGCCCATGCCCTGGTGGACGCGGCAACGGCAACAGGCCACCGCCTCCCGGAGGTGCTGGCGGGCTACGGCCGGGACACCCACCCGGAACCGGTCCCGTACCCCCACGCCTGCGTACGCGAGTCCCGCTCGGCTACGGCACCGCTGGCGCTGCTGACGGCGGTGGGCGGGGCGTGAAGGGGTAGTTGGGCGGGCGTTTGCCGGGTGTTTGCAGAGCGGTGGGCGGATTGGCTGAACAGTGGCGGGAACGGGCCCGTACGAACCTACGGCGGGCCCAACGCCCCGCCACCAGGGACCGCACGGAAGGACCACCGGGTGCCTGTCTTCACGCGCCTACGCCAGCTACAGGGCACACGGACAATTGAGCGGACTCCATCTGAACCGATAGACGGCGAGGGCACGGAGGACGACAGCGCAGCCGCAGCCACCCATGGCGAACCCGCAGCCGCCGACGGCGAACCCGCCCCACAGGGGCCACCCGCACCCGACAACGAAGGCGGTACGGGTGGTGCGGGTGGGAACCAAAAAGAGGCCGAAGGCGAAGCCGAGGCCGAGAAACCGCGCCCCATCCTCCGCTGGACACTCACCACCCTCTCCGCCGCCCTCGTCCTCACCACCCTCCTCCTCCCCAACAGCCTCCACGCCCTCCAACTCAACCGCTTCACCCGCATCCCCGCGGAAGCGATAGTCGGCGCCGCAGTCCTCCTCGCCCTCCCCCGCCGCCCCCGCATCATCACCGCAGCCATCACCGGCACAGCCCTCGGCGCCCTCACCATCCTCAACTTCCTGGACATGGGCTTCCGCGAATACCTGGGCCGAGGCTTCAACCTGGTCCTCGACTGGTCCCTCCTGGACGACGCCCAGGGATACATGAAGGACTCGATGGGCGCCGCCACCACCCTCACCGCGACCATCGGCGCCGTACTGCTCGCCGTACTCCTCCTCGTACTCACCGCCCTGGCCACAGTCAGAATCGGCAACATCCTGGCCGCCCACAAACAACAGGCCACCAAGGCCACCCTCATAGCCGGCACGGTCTGGATCACCTGCTCCACCCTCGGCCTCCAACTCGCAGGCCTGCCTATAGCCTCAGACCGAGCGGCCTCCGCACTGGCGATCCAGGCAAAGCGAGTCCAGAGCACCCTCAGAGACGAAGCGGCCTTCGCGAAGGAAGCAAAGGCGGACACCTTCGGCGCGACACCGGCCGACCAACTGCTCCCCGACCTCCGCGGCAAGGACGTCATCTTCACGTTCATAGAGAGCTACGGCAGAAGCGCAATCGAGGACCCGATCATCGCCCCGGGCGTGACGAGCACCCTCGACGCAAGCACCAAGTCCCTGGAAGCAGCGGGCTACAAGGCGAAAAGCGGCTGGCTGACCTCGGCTACCTACGGCGGCAGCAGCTGGCTCGGCCACTCCACCTTCCTCTCCGGCCTGTGGATCGACAACCAGCAGCGCTATCGCACGGTCACCTCCGGCGACCACCTGACCCTCACCAAGGCGTTCCAGAAGACGGGCGCCTGGGACACGGTGGGCATCATGCCGGGCATCCAGAAGGGCTGGCCGGAGGCCGGCTTCTACGGGCTCGACAAGGTCTACGACGCCTTCCATCTCGGCTACCAGGGCCCGAAGTTCAGCTGGTCGACGATGCCGGACCAGTACACGCTGGAAGCCTTCCAACGCATGGTCCACGGCAAGAAGCGCGACAAGCCCTTGATGTCGGAGATCATCCTGACCTCCAGCCACCAACCCTGGGCCCCCATCCCGAAGATGGTCGACTGGGACGACCTGGGCGACGGCTCACTCTTCGACGCCATCCAGAAGGAGGGTAAGAAGCCGCAGGACATCCTCGCGGACTCCACCAAGTCCCGTGAGGAGTACGGCAAGTCGATCGAGTACTCGGTGACGTCCCTGACCGAGTGGCTGGAACGCTACGGCACCAAGGACACGGTCCTGGTCTTCCTCGGCGACCACCAGCCGATCGCCCGAGTCAGCGGCAACAAGGCCGGCCGGGACGTCCCGATCTCCATCGTGGCCAAGGACCCGAAGGTCCTGGACAAGATCACCACCTGGAACTGGACGAACGGCCTCCAGCCGTCCCCCGAGGCCCCCGTCTGGAAAATGGACACCTTCCGAGACCGCTTCCTGAAGGCGTACGGCTCAACACCGCACCCCACAAAGGACTAACCGCCAGAGGTGTCCAGCTCCGCGTCCTCACTGATGCCCGCACAGTCGTACGGATCCTTCAGCCAACCGTCCGGAAGAACAACCCGGTTGTTCCCCGACGTACGCCCACGAGGCCCGTCCGCCCCGACCGGCCAGGCCTGATCCAGGTCCAACTCGTCGAGACCGGAGCGGAGTTCGGCCAGCGAAGACGTAATGGCAAGCCGCTTGCGCATCTCGGAGCCGACGGCGAAGCCCTTCAGATACCAGGCGACATGCTTACGGAAGTCGATGACCCCACGCGCCTCGTCACCAATCCACTCACCGAGGAGGGTGGCGTGCAGGACCATGACGTCGGCGACCTCGCGCAGAGCGGGCCGTGCGATGTCCTGATCGCGCCCCTCGAAGGCCGCCACCAGATCCGCGAAGAGCCACGGCCGACCGAGGCACCCCCGCCCGACCACAACCCCGTCGCACCCGGTCTCCCGCACCATCCGCACCGCGTCCTCGGCCGACCAGATGTCACCGTTGCCGAGCACGGGAATCTCCGGCACATGCTCCTTGAGCCGCGCGATGGCGTCCCAGTCGGCGGTGCCGCCGTAGTGCTGGGCGGCGGTACGGCCGTGCAGCGCAATCGCCGTGACGCCCTCCTCGACGGCGATCCGCCCGGCATCGAGGAAGGTGATGTGATCGTCGTCGATGCCCTTGCGCATTTTCATGGTCACCGGCAGATCACCGGCGCCCGAGACCGCCTCGCGCAGGATCGCCCGCAGCAGGTGTCGCTTGTACGGCAGCGCGGACCCGCCACCCTTCCGCGTCACCTTCGGCACCGGGCACCCGAAGTTCAGGTCGATGTGATCGGCGAGGTCCTCTTCCGCGATCATGCGGACGGCCTTGCCGACGGTCGCGGGGTCGACGCCGTACAGCTGGATGGACCGGGGCTTCTCACTCTCGTCGAAGTGAATGAGCTGCATGGTCTTGTCATTGCGCTCGACCAGCGCCCGAGTGGTGATCATCTCGCTGACGAACAGCCCCTTGCCACCACTGAACTCCCGGCACAGGGTGCGGAAGGGCGCGTTGGTGATCCCGGCCATGGGGGCCAGGACGACGGGCGGCTGAACGGTGTGCGGGCCGATCTGCAGGGGCGAGGCGGTCATGGACATCCCTCCATTGTGCCGTGCGGCGAGCGGACCCACATCATTAGTTAGACGCACTATCGATATCGGTGTACGGTGAAACGCATGCCCGAGCTCAGCCACCGCCGACGCATGCTGGTCCTCGCGATCTGCTGTATGAGCCTGCTGATCGTGAGCCTCGACAACACCGTCCTCAACGTGGCCCTGCCCGCCATGCAGCAGGACCTGCACGCGAGCACGGCGGGCCTGCAGTGGACGATCGACGCGTACACGCTGGTCCTCGCCTCGCTCCTGATGCTCGCGGGCTCCACGGCCGACCGCATCGGCCGCAAACGCGTCTTCATGGTCGGCCTGGTCGTCTTCACGATCGGCTCGGCGCTGTGCTCCATGGCGCCGAACCTGGACGCGCTGATCGCCTTCCGCATGGTGCAGGCGGTGGGCGGTTCGATGCTCAACCCGGTCGCCATGTCGATCATCACGAACACCTTCACGGACTCCAGGGAACGGGCCCGGGCGATCGGGGTGTGGGGTGCGGTGGTCGGTATCTCGATGGCGGCCGGCCCCCTGGTGGGCGGCCTGCTGGTGGACTCGATCGGCTGGCGCTCGATCTTCTGGGTAAACCTGCCGGTGGGCGTGGCGGCGCTGCTCCTGACCCTGCGGTACGTGCCGGAGTCCCGGGCACCCAAGGCCCGCCGTACGGACCCGGTCGGACAGGTACTGGTGATCGTGCTGTTCGGATCACTGACGTACGCGATCATCGAGGCACCGAATTCACTGCCCGAGATCGTGCCGTACGCGCTACTGGCGGTGCTGGCCCTGGCAGGCCTGCTCCGCTACGAACCCCGCCGCACCGAACCCCTGATCGACCTGCGCTTCTTCCGCTCGGCCCCCTTCAGCGGCGCCACGGTGATCGCGATCAGCGCCTTCGCGGCGCTGGGCGGCTTCCTGTTCCTGTCGACGCTGTACCTACAGAACGTCCGGGGCCTCAGCGCCCTCCACGCCGGCCTGTGGATGCTCCCGATGGCCGTACCGACGTTCCTGTGCGCCCCGCTGTCCGGCCGCCTGGTGGGCAACAGGGGCCCACGCATCCCCCTCCTGATCGCAGGCGTGGCCATGACGACCAGCGCCGCACTGTTCGCCCTCTTCGACGCCGAGACCTCGAACACCACCCTCTTCCTCGGCTACGCCCTCTTCGGCATCGGCTTCGGCTTCGTCAACGCCCCCATCACGAATACGGCGGTGTCCGGGATGCCGAGGGCGCAGGCCGGGGTGGCAGCGGCCGTGGCCTCGACCAGCCGCCAACTCGGCCAGACGCTGGGCGTAGCGGTGGTCGGGGCGGTGCTGGCGGCGGGCGTGGGAACGTCGTCGTACCGGAATGCGTTCGTGTCGGCCGCGGTTCCGGGTTGGTGGATCCTCACGGGATGCGGCCTCACGGTCCTACTCCTCGGCGCGCTGACGACCGGCCCTTGGGCAAGGCGTACGGCGGAACGCACGGCGGAGCGCCTGGAGACGGCGGAGGTACGCCAGAACACGACCCTGACCTCTGGATCGCGGAGTTGAGAGGAAGAGAACGCCGAGATCGACGCCCTGTGCGACGAGGGCCGCTTCTACGGCTGATCGTCATCTCCGGAACAGCCCGAACTTGCGCCGCTGAGAACCTGCCTCGGGCTCCTCGGGGGGCGCCTCGGGCTCGCGTACCTCTACGAGTTCCGCCACCGAGACGCGAAAGTCGGCGGAGACATATTCGTGACTGCTATGCAATCTGAAGAGGACGCGGAGAGCCCCGTCCGGCACACGGTAGATCTCCCGTATATGACTGCTCGCGTATCCGAAGCGGTCGTGCGTCCGGGCCACTTCCAGAGCCACGGCCCATGCCTCGTCGGCGTCATCACCTGCGGGGATGGTCTTCGCGACACGGTACTCGGTGCCGCCGCTGCCCAAGTCCGACTGCTCGACGAGCACGAACCATCCTGTGGCCGTCATCAACACCCCTCCCACGTCATCACCGTTGGCGCCCGGAGCCTACTGGCTCCCTGCCTCCCGACCTTCACCTGCGGTGGCACCAGAATTAGGTCAAGACCACCGCTGGCAGCTCGTCGCGACGCATGCTGTCCCGGAAGGCTCTGTGCCGGATCACCACTGCCGAGCTGGTGCGTGAGTGGAATTGCCTGCGTGCCGGGGGGACCCCGGCTGAGCGCAGACGCCCAGGAGGCGTTGGTCGGGGTGAAGCGCGTCGATCGGGCCCACGAAACGACGGGGCGGTGCGGCGCCGTCTCTTGCCGAGAAGGCACCACGGTCGGTATGCGCCGCCGCTCCTCCGTCCACGGCCAGCTCGTCGAGCTGGAGACGAAGGGCGCCATCGTCCGCGAGCCGGGTCAGCCCGCGGCATACGGCTCGCGCGCTGATGATGGCGCCCAGGCTCGCGTGCTATCCGAGCGGCACCCTTGCGAAGGACTCCCACTCGTACATGTAGTGGTCGCGGTGGATGACGATCAGCTCCGCACTGGCGATGCGGGCGTGCGCGGGTGTGAAGTCGCTCCCGGCAAGTGTCTGCGCGATGGGCTCCGAAGGGCCGTCGCTGGAGCTGTAGGCCACGGAGACGTGAGGGGTAAACCCCTCCGCCTTCTCCGGCACGTCACCCAGGACGTCACCGATGGAGGCACAGATGGCGTCCCGCACGGCCCGAACCGGAGCGTCTGGCTGAACGTGCAGAAGCACAGCCTCAGGGTCCAGGACCTCAGGCCCGATCTTGAGATCGAAGGCCGGGACGGCGGCAAGCCGCGTAGTGGCAACGTCGACGATGGCCTGAACGTCTTGCTCCTTCACCTCGCCCACGAAACCGATGCCCTGCATGGTCAGGTGCAGCCACTGGTCAGGGATCGGGGTGAGGATGTCGCCCTGCGGTGCCAGCGCGGCCCGGTACTCGGCAGCGAGCCGGTGCACATCACCCTGGCCCTCGAAGGTCAAATGCCAGGTGTAGAAGCGCCGTCCCACGCTCCAGCCGGGGCGCCACCACCAGTGGTTCCGCATGATCTCGGTGTGAGTCGTCATATCCCGAGATCAAATCAGGCAGAACCTTCCCCTGGCGAGAGTGCGAGGTGCCGTGGAGCGGAGTCCACGCAGAACCCTTCGATCGCGGCTCGCAGCCCTACGGCCGCAGTTCCCTGGGCGCTCGGTCGGCCAATCCGGCCGGACAACTCATTCAGCCGACTGGTGACGGGCGCCAGGCGATGGTCCGGCGGGAGCGCGAGGACCGGTGCGAGGGCTTCCAGGGCGCCTTCAGCTTCGCCGTCGGCGAGGTGCGCCGCAGCCTGACTGATGTGAATCTGTGCCTCGGTGCCGTACGCCCTGACCCGCTGCACGGACATCAGACAGAGGGCCTGGTCGGCTGACCGCAGTGCGTCCGCCGGGTGGCCGATACGCAGTTGCACTGCGGCGGCGTAGTTCTGCTGCCGAGCTGGCTGGCAGGCGAAGATGCCGCCGACTTCGTCTTCGCCGCTCACACCGTCGCGCGCATCCTCGGAGCGGGCGAGCGCAGCCAGGGCCTCGTCGTGCGCGCCCAGTTCCGACCAGGCGTCGGCTTCCTGGCACGCGAGCAGCACACCGACTGTGCCCGACGTTCGGAACGTGGCACCGCGCCGGGCAAAGCTGATGGCGTCCCTCAGACGTCCGTCCCAGAACGCCACCTTCGAGCGGGTGGACAGCACCCACGCACGCAGGTCGCTATGGCCCGCGAGCTCAGCGCACAGCCACGCCGTTCGCCCTTGGGTGTCCGCATCCCGCAGCTGACCCAAGTCCGAGGACATCCACGCGAGCAGTCCGCACAGATAGCCGGCGGCAACGTAGAGATCGGCGGCTTGGCGCGGGTATTGGTGCCCTTCGAGCAGCGCGAAGACACGGTCGCGGAGTGCTCGCGTACGAACGAAGAGGGCGACAGGGTCAGAGGTGAGGTAGTCCGAAGCCAGGCCTCGCATCTCCGCCATCAGCTGTTCCAGCGCGATGTCGCCGACGTTCGAGGCCTCCGCCCACTGCGCCCACGACGCCGACTCGTCGGCGGCGAGGCGTACGAGCTCGGTGCCCGACGGTTCGGCCGCCAGGGGAGGCGGCTGCGGTGTGGGCGCCGGTGAGGCCGGTTCGATGCGCGCTGACTGGCTGTTGATGATGCGGATATCGGCGTCCGACAGGGAACGGCGGTCGTCAAGGTCCAGGAGGTCGCGCATACGGCACGCGAATGCCTCGGCCATCGCATGCAGCACGGCGATGCTGGGTCGCCGCGAGGAAGGGCCCGGCCACTTCTCCCACTTGCCCACGAGGGAGGCGTCAGCGGCGACAGCTTCGCCGGGGTGCTGGATGCTGGCCTGAGTGATGCGGTCCGCCGTTTCCTGGAGAGTCCAGCCGTAGGCGTGACGCCAGGCTTCGCGCGGACGCATGCGGTACCGCGTACGCATCTCGATGGCGATGTCCGCGACCGAACAACCGGCGGCAGTCATGTCCTGGCGGAGGAGGTCTCGGTCGGCCTTCGAACCAGGCTTGTTGGGAGCGTTCATCGGCAAGTTCTCCCTGCACGGCGTCGTGGACTCACGGTAGTGGCCGTGTACCTCTCCTGAGTGAGCGTCAGCCTCAGCGGGACGGCAATGCTGCCCAACCGTGTGTCCAAGAAGCCGAGTTATGCCAGGTCACCGGCGCGCCTGCGGTCCAGAAAAGTTGGTCACCGGTGCCCGTGACGGCAACGGCCCGCCTTGGAACCGTAGGAGTCCTACAGATCAGACCCGGCGACCGCGACGAACGGCCCCGGGAGTGGTCAACGCTCAAACCAGCGAGGGAGCGTCGACATGACGAACCATAGGGCCCTCGGAGAGGCCTGCACAGCAGCAAGTCCCCCACCCAACGAGACGGTCCAGGAGTGGCTCGCCTACGCACACCCCAAGGTGCACCAGGAGTGGAGCAGCACCGCCGGGCTCGCCCTGATCCCGCTGGGACGCCTCTTCGACGCGGTACGCCTCTCCGAGCACCTCGTCCGCAGCGTTGCCGGTGTCAGCGGCCCCGCCACCGTGAACGACTGGCTCGGCCGGAGCCTCAACAGCGGCCCAGTCATCCATGACCCCTCGGGCCACCGCTACTACGCCCTCGTACCGTCCGGCACCGCCCCGGACTGGCGCGTGCCTGCCGCAGCTTGCCTCGGTGAGGGCACCTACCTGGGCGTGCCGCGCACCGATCTGACGGAGTGGGAGGAGCACGCCTGGTGCTCGTACTGGGCGGTGCCTTTGACCCGGCCGGGCCGGCTGTGCAGGACGACCGATGTGCTGGCGCTCGTGATGGCTGGTCACGACCCGGCGGACGACGACGGGGACAAGCCGTGACCGCGCCCGCCACGCAGGCCGCTCCCTTGTCGGCGGAGTGCTCGCTGGCTCAGCGCCCGGCGTACAGGGGCCTGCACAGCCAGTGCCACCAGACCAAGGACATCCCCCTCCCCCACGGGGGCGGCATCCTCCTGCAACGCCGCTGCGGCTGCTCCTGCCACCGGTGGAACGGACGCGCAGTGTGAACGCGATCTCCGGCCTCCTGCTGTACGTGGCCGCCGTGACCACTCCCGTCCTCGCCCTGGTGCTGGCGCGGACGCCGTCCTGACGCACCCCCATGGCGACCGCAGGGTCAGGGTCGCACCTGCACCCGCCCGTCATGCGGAAGCCCTAAAGCCTGCGCGGGGTGGGTCTCCCGTCCGCGTTCCAGTCACCCAGGAGGCAGCACCACATGACCGCTTCAGTGGAAACACCGGGCCGCACCGAGCCCGGCCGTGTGACGTTTCTTGAGCTGGAGATCACCAGCCGGTGCCAGCTCACGTGCGCGTCGCACTGTTACGCGGAAGCCGGCCCGACGCAAGGCCATGGCGCCATGAGTGGCGAGGACTGGCGGCGGATCATCGACGAGGCCGCGGCGATGGGTGTCGAGGCCGTGCAGTTCATTGGCGGCGAGCCCACCCTGCACCCGGAGTTCACTCAGCTACTCGGCCACGCCCTGAATGCGGGCCTGCGTGTTCAGGTGTTCAGCAACCTCTACCGGGTCCGCGCCGAGCACTGGGAGCTGTTCGCGCATCCCCGCGTGAGCCTGGGCACGTCGTACTACTCCAGCGACCCCGACGAGCACGACGAGATCACCGGCCGTAAGGGGTCCCACGACTCGACTCGGGCGAACATCGTCGAGGCCGTTCGCCGCGGGATCCCCCTCAAGGTCGGCATCATCCACATGCGGGACGGGCAGCGCACCGAAGAGGCCCGCTCGGAGATCGCCGCGCTCGGAGTGCAACGGGTGCACATCGACCGGGTGCGCGCCGTCGGCAACGCCGCAAAGGGGATGATCCCGTCCACGTCGGCGCTGTGCGGCCGGTGCGCGGACGGCAAGGCAGCCGTCCTGCCCGATGGACAGGTGGCCCCATGCGTGCTGGGCAGGTTCCTGCCCGCCGGGGACGTCAAGACGGGATCGTTGGCGGAGGTGTTCGCCGGACAGGAGTGGGCACGGGTCGCCGCGAGCATTCCGCGCGGACACCGGGGCGGATGTACGCCGGACGAGGACTCGTGCATGCCCTCGCCGGGTCAGGCGCCGTCCGTCGACCGGACGGTGACCGCCTGCAATCCTGATCTGGACGGGGACGACTGCTCGCCCGCCGAAACTCCCGCCTGCGCCCCTTCGGTCGAGGAATAGTGAAGGCCATGGACTGGCAACGTCACGCCGAAGCCCTCGCCGCCACAACAGTGCATCCGTCCTCGCGGTGGCGCGGACCGCTCGCCAGTACGCCCAGGCATCTGTTCGTGCCCCGCTGGTGGGGCCGTGCCCGCGACAGCAGCGACACTTGGACCCTGAGGGACGGCCCGGCCGACACCGGCGCATGGCTGAAGTCGGCGTACGCGAACACCACTCTGGTCACCAGGGTCGGCACCCTGCACGCCGACGAGGCCACCGGGCGCACTGCACAGGGGCGGCCCACCTCGTCGTCGACGCTGCCCGGGCTGGTGGTGACGCTGTACCGGCACGCCATGCTCGAAGAGCGCTCCCGCACGCTGGTGGTCACCGGTTCCGGCTACGGCACCGCGCTGGCCTGCGCCCGGCTCGGTGCCGCATACGTGACCAGCGTGGACGTCGAGCCGTATGTGGTGAAGGCCGCCGGTGAGCGCCTGGACGCGATCGGGCTTCATCCAACCCTCGCCGTCTGCGACATCACCGGGGAACTTCCCGGCGAGTTCGACCGGATCGTCTCCACCGTGGCGGTCGAGTCCGTTCCCACGTCCTGGCTGCGCGCCCTACGAGCCGGTGGACGCCTGGTGACCACGCTCGCCGGTACGGGGCTCCTCATCACCGCCAACAAGACCGACGACGGCGGGGCAGCGGGCCGCGTCGAGTGGGACCGCGCCGCGTTCATGGTCACCCGGCACGGCACGGACTACCCACCACAACGCGAAGAGCTGTTCGGGGCGATCAGGGACCGCGAGGGAGAGACGGTCAGCCACAGCCCCTATCCGGTCGTGGACGTCCGCAACGCCTGGGAACTGTGGAGCACCTTCACCGTGCACAATCCGCGCGTCGAGCACTGGTACGAGGAGAAGGAAGGGCGCCGTACGGCGTGGATGGCGCACCCCGACGGCTCGTGGGCGCGTGCCACTGCCACCGGCACGGAACCCGCCGAAGTCCACCAGGCCGGCGCCCAGCGCCTGTGGGACGAACTCGACCGCATCCGCCACTGGTGGCTGGCGGACGGCTACCTCAACACCTACGGAGCCAACCTCACGGTCACTCCCCACGGGGTGACCACGCTCTCCCGCGGCGGATGGACAGCATCCCTGGGCCGG of the Streptomyces sp. NBC_00287 genome contains:
- a CDS encoding protein-L-isoaspartate O-methyltransferase family protein, whose amino-acid sequence is MDWQRHAEALAATTVHPSSRWRGPLASTPRHLFVPRWWGRARDSSDTWTLRDGPADTGAWLKSAYANTTLVTRVGTLHADEATGRTAQGRPTSSSTLPGLVVTLYRHAMLEERSRTLVVTGSGYGTALACARLGAAYVTSVDVEPYVVKAAGERLDAIGLHPTLAVCDITGELPGEFDRIVSTVAVESVPTSWLRALRAGGRLVTTLAGTGLLITANKTDDGGAAGRVEWDRAAFMVTRHGTDYPPQREELFGAIRDREGETVSHSPYPVVDVRNAWELWSTFTVHNPRVEHWYEEKEGRRTAWMAHPDGSWARATATGTEPAEVHQAGAQRLWDELDRIRHWWLADGYLNTYGANLTVTPHGVTTLSRGGWTASLGRPPRTPGHSLDNSP